DNA from Microbacterium sulfonylureivorans:
TCGTACGACCGGCTCATCGCCGGCGGCGATCTGGCGTACTACGTCTCTTTCGACAACGAGAAGGTCGGCGAACTGCAGGCCACCGCGTTCGTCGAAGCCCTGGAGGCGGCCGGCGGCGCTGACGGCATCCTCATGGTCAACGGCTCCCCCACCGACAGCAACGCCGCGCTGTTCCGCGAGGGAGCCCACCGCGTCATCGACGAGAGCGGACTCCGCGTCCTCGCGGAGTACGACACCCCCGGCTGGAATCCCGACAGGGCGCAGGATTGGGTCGCCGGACAGATCGCGCAGTACCACGACGAGATCGCGGGCGTGTACGCCGCCAACGACGCCACGGCCGGCGGCGCCGTGTCGGCCCTGAAGGCGGCGAACGTCGATCCCTTCCCGATCGTGACAGGACAGGATGCCGAGCTCGCGGCGCTGCAGCGGATCGTCTCGGGCGACCAGTACATGACCGTGTACAAGGCGATCAAGCCGCAGGCGGAGCTCGCCGCGGAAGTCGCCGTCGCGCTCCTGAACGGCGAGGAGGTCACGGCACCGATGGAGACGAACGGCGTTCCCACCACCCTGCTCGACCCCGTTGCGGTTACCGTCGACGAGATCCTCGACACGGTCGTGGCCGACGGGTTCTGGAGCGTTTCCGACATCTGCACGCCGCAGTACGCCGATGCGTGCGAAGCGGCGGGCATCAGGTAGGGTCCTGACCTTGGCGAGGAGGGCATGACGGGATGTCGATGACACAGCCGCGGGCAGGACGCTCGCGCCAGCGCGTGCTGACCATGCACGGGATCGGCAAGCACTTCGGGGCCGTCCGGGCCCTCACCGACGTCGACTTCTGGGTCAACGAGGGCGAGGTGGTCGCACTCGTCGGCGACAACGGCGCGGGCAAGTCGACGCTCGTGAAGGTGCTGGCAGGCGTGCACGCCCCGGATGCCGGGACCATCGAATGGGGCGGCGAGCCGGTCGACATCCACAGCCCGGCCGACGCTCAGGAGATGGGCATCGCGACGATCTTCCAGGACCTTGCGCTGTGCGACAACCTCGACGTCGTCGCGAACCTCTGGCTCGGGCGCGAGCTCATCGAGGGCGGCGCGCTCGACGAGGTCGAGATGGAGCAGCGCACGTGGACCCTGCTGCGCGAGCTGTCGGCGAAGATCCCGTCGGTGCGGATCCCCGTCGCCTCGCTCTCGGGTGGGCAGCGCCAGACCGTCGCGATCGCGCGGTCGCTCATCGGCGATCCGCGCGTGGTCATCCTCGACGAACCGACCGCCGCGCTCGGCGTCGCACAGACGGCGGAGGTGCTCAACCTCATCGAGCGACTCCGCGAGCGCGGCCACGGGGTCGTCCTGATCAGCCACAACATGGCGGACGTCATGGCCGTCGCGGACCGCGTCGTGGTGCTGCGGCTCGGCCGCAACAACGGCGTGTACAACGTCGCCGAGGTCACGAGCGAGATCCTCATCGCCGCCATCACCGGGGCCGCCGACAACGCCGTGACGCGACGGGCGACGACCGTGCGCGCGACGATCGACGCGTCGGAGCGACCGCCGGCCGACACCGACGAGGGAGAGGCCGACGCGGGTGCTCAAGACTCAGGCGATGCCGAGATAATCCGCATGACGTCGGCACGCTCGCGCCGCTCCACCGATCCGCGAGGTCGCAAGTGAGCGGCGACGACCGCCCGACGCCGGCCACATACGACGCAACCGACGCAAGTCTGCTGAGCGTCGGAGGCATCCGCGCCGCACTCGCGGGCCTGCTGGCACGCATCCGCGGCGGCGATCTCGGCGCTGCACCCGTGATCCTGGGGCTCGCCGTGATCTGGCTGATCTTCCAGTTCCTGAACCCGGTCTTCCTCTCGAGCGAGAATCTCTGGAACCTGACTATGCAGTGCGCCGCGATCGGCACGATCGCGCTCGGGGTGGTGCTCGTGCTGCTGCTCGGCGAGATCGACCTGTCCGTCGGGTCCGTCTCAGGGCTCGCGGCCGCCATGCTGGCGGTGACCTTCGTGAACTTCTCGTGGCCTCTGGTGGCGGCGCTCGCGGTGGCGATCGGTGCGGGAGGCCTCGTCGGCCTGCTGTACGGGTATCTCTACACGCGCTTCGGCCTGCCCAGCTTCGTGATCACGCTCGCGGGACTCCTCGGGTTCCTCGGCCTGCAGCTGTGGGTGCTGGGCGACACCGGGACCATCGGCATCCCGTTCGACTCCTGGATCGTGCAGTTCGCGCAGCAGATGGTGCTGCCCGCGTGGGCGTCCTACGTCGTGGTCGCCCTGTCGGTCGGCGCGTTCGCGTGGGTGCTCGTGCGACGCGCGCGGCGCCGCGCGGCGGCGAACCTCGTGAGCCAGAGCTACCTCGAGATCGGCATCCGCTCGGGTGCCCTGCTCGCGTTCCTGCTGCTGGCCGCGTGGTATCTGAACATCTGGCGCGGCGTGGGCGTGATGTTCCTGTTCTTCATCGGGCTCGTGGTGGCGATGAACGTCGTTCTGACCCGCACGCGGTGGGGGCGGGCCGTGTACGCCGTCGGCGGGTCCGTCGAGGCGGCGCGCCGCGCCGGGATCCGCGTCGACCGCATCTACGTCTCGGTATTCATGCTGTGCTCGACGCTCGCCGCGGTTGGCGGCATCCTCGCGGCCGCGCGCCTCGCGTCGGCCAGCCAGAGTTCGGGCACTGGAGACACGAACCTGAACGCGATCGCCGCGGCCGTCATCGGCGGCGCGAGCTTGTTCGGCGGGCGCGGCACGGCGTTCTCGGCGCTGCTGGGCGTCATCGTCATCCAGTCCATCTCGTCGGGGCTGACGCTCCTCCATCTCGACTCCTCGGTGCAGTTCATGATCACCGGCGTCGTGCTCGTCCTCGCCGTGATCGTGGACTCGATCTCACGCCGTGCGCGCGCGGCGACCGGACTCGCCTGACCGGAGTGCCTTCATAGGGCAAACTCGCCGTCGTATCGATTCGATGTCCAAGAACGGTCGAGTGAGCGTATTGCGCACCAATCGCTCGATTCCAGGACATTGTGCACGGAAAGTTTCGGAGCGGGCCGCGACCATCCGCCTCGGCATGAACTGCTCCCCCGGCGTTGCCAAAGCGTTACGTTCAAGACTTGACGCCAAGAACACATCCCGGAAATGATCGGTGCAAGCGCGAAGTGCAGCAGGGACGATCCTGGGGCTCGCGCACTTCAATGACGAAAGGCGAATGATGAAGAAGTCTTCACTCCTCGCCGTGGCCGCCCTCACGGGTGCGGCTGCGGTGATGCTCGCAGGCTGTGCCGGCGGTACCGGCGGCACCCCGAGCGAGAGCGGCGGCGGAGACGCCGAGGCAGGCCGCGCCTGCGTGATCCTTCCCGACGCGGCATCCTCGCCGCGCTGGGAGAACTTCGACGCCAAGTACCTCCAGGAGGGTCTGGAGGCGGCCGGCTTCGAGACCGACATCCAGAACGCGCTCGGTGACGTCGCGAAGTACGCCACCATCGGCGACCAGCAGCTCGCGCAGGGCTGCGGCGTCATGCTCCTGGTGGACTACCAGGGCGCCGCCGAAGGCGTGGCCACCAAGGCCAAGGCCGAGGGCATCCCGGTGATCGCCTACGACCGTCCGTTCGCGGGCGCCGACTACTACGTGTCGTTCGACAACGTCGAGGTCGGTCGCATGGAGGGCCAGACGGTCCTCAACGGCCTCGAGACCGCCGGTGTCGACCCGGCCGAGGCCGTCGTCGTGTACATGGGCGGCGACCCGACCGACGGCAACGCCGCGATGTTCAAGGAAGGCGCTGTCGAGGTCATGGAGGCCGCGGGCATCACCGCTGCCGCCGAGCCGCCGGGAGTCTGGGACCAGGCGAAGTCGCAGACCAACTTCGAGCAGGCGCTGACCTCGCTCAACGGTCAGGTCGACGGTGTCTGGGTCGCGAACGACACGAACGCGGCCGGCGTCATCAAGGTCCTGCAGGACAACAACCTCGAAGGCGTGGCCGTCTCCGGCCAGGACGCCAACGTCGCGGGCCTGCAGAACATCCTGCTCGGCTGGCAGACCGCCACGGTCTACAAGCCCGTCGCCGACGAGGCCGAGGCCGCCGTCGCGACCGCGGTCGCGCTGCTGAACGGTGAGACGCCCGATGCCGGCGCCGAGCTCGAGGACGGCACGCCGTACGTCCAGGTCACGCCGATCCTGGTCGGCCCGAACGAGGTCAAGGACGTCATCGCCGCCGGCGACGCCTCCTACGACGACGTCTGCACCCCGGATGTCCTGGCCGCGTGCGAGGAGTTCGGAGTCCCGGCCGAGTAAGTTATCGGTCAGAGCCGCGAGGGCGTCGCGTCATCAGGCGCGGCGCCCTCTGCGCGCTCGTACCGACACTCTGCAAGGAAGCGAGTATGTCAGAGACGATCACAGCCACAGAGCCGATCATCGAGTTGGTCGGCGTCAAGAAGTCGTTCGGTCCGGTCAGCGTCCTCAAGGGCGTCGACCTCAAGGTGTACCCCGGCAAGGTGACCGCCCTGGTGGGCGACAACGGCGCCGGCAAGTCCACGCTCATCAAGGGTCTCGCGGGCGTGCAGCCCTATGACGAGGGCGAAGTGCTCATCGACGGCGAGCACCGCGACCTGCACGCGCCGAGGGATGCCGCGGGCCTGGGCATCGAGGTGGTCTACCAGGACCTCGCGCTCTGCGACAACCTCGACATCGTGCAGAACATGTTCCTCGGCCGCGAGGAGACGTCCGCCGGCACGTTCGACGAGGGCCGGATGGAGAAGGACGCCTCCGACACGCTGCGCTCCCTCTCGGTGCGGACGGTCAAGTCGGTCCGTCAGAAGGTGTCGTCCCTGTCGGGCGGCCAGCGGCAGACCGTCGCGATCGCCCGCGCCGTGCTGAAGAAGGCGCGCGTGGTCATCCTCGACGAGCCCACCGCGGCACTCGGCGTCGCGCAGACCGAGCAGGTCCTCAACCTCGTGGAGCGCCTGAGCGAGCAGGGCGTCGCGGTCATCCTGATCAGCCACAACCTCGCCGACGTGTTCCAGGTCGCCGACGACATCGCGGTGCTCTACCTCGGCCAGATGGTGGCGCAGATCCCGACGGCCGAGACCACCCGCGACGACGTCGTGGGATACATCACCGGCACCAAGACACCCGCCGGCGTCGACATCCTCGACACGTCCACGCTTCGCACCGAGGGAGGAGCGGAATGAGCAGCAACACCCGCACGGAGGCGGCACCGGATCCGCTCGCCAGCGACCTCATCGGCAGCGGAGTCGAAGGCGGCCTGGGCGACCAGATCCAGGCCTGGTGGCAGCGCGTGCGCAGCGGCGACATGGGGGCACTCCCCGCCGTCGGCGGACTCGTGGTGCTCGGCATCCTGTTCTCCATCCTGAGCCCGTTCTTCCTCACCGAGCGCAACTTCGCGAACCTCCTCAACCAGGCCGCGACGCTCGTGGTGCTCGGCATGGCGCTCGTGTTCGTGCTGCTGCTCGGTGAGATCGACCTCTCCGCCGGCGTCACCGGCGGCGTCGGGATGGCACTGTTCGTCGTGATGGCCTCGCAGGGCGTGCCGTGGCCGCTCGCGCTGGCGATCGGATTCGGCTTCGGGTTCCTGATCGGCGCGCTCATAGGCTTCTTCGTCGCGAGAGTCGGCATCCCGTCGTTCGTCGTCACGCTAGGTCTGTTCCTCGGATTGCAGGGTCTCGCCCTCGTCGTCATCGGCCCCGGCGGCCTGTTCCGCGTCGAGGTCCCCGAGCTGATCGCGCTGCAGAACGGCAACCTCCCCGTCTGGGGCGGCTGGCTGATGCTCGCCATCATGCTCGCGGTGTCGGCCGCCACCGCGTTCTGGGACCGCGCCCGCCGCACCCGGGCCGGCGTCCCGAACCGGGCGATCTCCCTGGTGTTCATCAAGCTCGCCGTCATCGCCGTCCTCGGCGGCGCCGTGGTGTTCATCCTCAACCAGGACCGCGGCCAGTCCGTGATCCCCGTGCAGGGCGTGCCCAACGTGGTGCCGATCGTGCTGGTCATCCTGTGGATCGGCACCTTCGTGCTCGACCGCACCCGGTTCGGCCGGTACCTCTACGCGATCGGCGGCAACGCCGAAGCCGCACGCCGCTCCGGCGTGAAGGTCCGCTGGATCAAATGGTGGGCGTTCGTGATCTGCTCCAGCCTCGCGGTCTTCTCCGCGCTGCTCAGCGTCTCGCGCGTCGGATCGGTCGACGCCACCGTCGGCCGCGACATCGTCCTCAGCGGTGTCGCCGCGGCCGTCGTCGGAGGCGTCAGCCTCTTCGGCGGACGCGGTCGGCTCATGCACGCCGCTATCGGTGCACTCGTGATCGCCGTGATCACGAACGGCCTCGGCCTGCTCAACCTGCCCGCCGGCATCAACCTGCTCGTCACCGGTGGCGTGCTCATCCTCGCCGCCACCGTCGACGCCCTCTCCCGCATCCGCTCCGGCGGCGTGCGGATCTAGCGGGCTCGCGAAACGAAAGGCGCCGGGCGCGGCATCGACCGCCCCGGCGCCTTTCGCCGTCTTCCGATCCGTGCCGCCCCTCCCGCTCCCCCTGTCGGAGGCGTCGTCACGACGAGCGCGCCGCGATCACCTCGTCCACCCACACGGGGACGAGTTCTCCGGCTCTGCCGGCACGTGCGTCGTCGAACGGGATCATCGGGTCGCTCGGTACGAGGTTGAGCTCGACGGTGCGCGCGCCGAATGCGGCGGCGAGGGCGACGTACCCCGCCGCCGGGTAGACCGCGCCGGACGTGCCGATCGAGACGAACACGTCGCACGCGACGACGGCCTGCTCGATCCGGTCGAGCTCGTACGGCATCTCGCCGAACCAGACCACGTCGGGGCGCAGCATCCGCTCGCCGCAGACCGGGCACGGTGGTCGGGGAGCGAGATCGGCGTCCCACCGCGGCCGCGCTCCGCACGCCGTGCACAGCGCCCGACGCAGCTCGCCGTGCATGTGCACCAGGTTGCGGCTGCCCGCGCGCTCATGGAGGTCGTCGACGTTCTGCGTCACGACCAGCAGCTCGTCGCCGAGGGCTCCCTCGAGGCGGGCGAGCGCGCGGTGCGCGACATGGGGGGCGACGGATGCCACGGCCCGCCGCCGCGCGTCGTAGAACGCCTGCACGGTCGCGGGGTCGCGCTCGAACGCCTCGGGCGTCGCGACGTCCTCGATGCGATGGCCCTCCCACAGTCCGTCGGCGTCGCGGAACGTCGGAACCCCGCTCTCGGCCGAGATCCCGGCACCGGTGAGCACGACGATGCGCATGGGATGATTCTCGCCGATCGTCGCGCGTCGGTGGCGGGACTCAGGTCGGCTCAGCCGGGCAGGAGCTCGCGGAGCGCCCCGATCGTATCGGCGTCCTGCGGCAGCTTGTCGGGCCGATAGCCCTTGACGCGCGCGAACCTCAGCGCGACCCCGCCGGGGTACCGCGTCGAGCGCTGCACGCCGTCGATCGCGATCTCGACGACCGTCTCCGGACGCACATGCACGGCGTACGCGGAGCGGTGGGTCTCGATCGTCGGGAAGTGGTCGGTCTGCCACCGCAGCAGCGCATCGGTGAGCCCCTTGAAGGTCTTGCCGACCATGACGAACCCGCCCGGCTCGCCGAACACGCCGTCGGGGTCGCGCGCACCGAGATGCAGGTTCGACAGCTGGCCGGTGCGCCTGCCCGACCCCCACTCGACGGCGAGCACCACCAGATCGAACGTGAGCACGGGCTTGACCTTCAGCCAGCTCTTGCCGCGCCGGCCCGCCGCATACGCGGAGTCGATCCCCTTCACCATGACGCCCTCGTGTCCGGCGGCGAGCGCCTCTCGCGAGAACTCCTCGGCGCGTTCGGGGTCTGCGGTGACGATCCCCGGCATGCGGAAGGGTCCGGCGACGCGCTCGAGCACGTCGAGCCGGGTCGTGAGCGGCTCGTCGATCAGATCGCGCCCGTCGAGGTGGAGGATGTCGAAGAACCACGGGCGCAGAACGACCGACTCGCCGCTCTCCGAGCCGAAGCGCGCCATCGTGTCCTGGAAGGGCCGCGGCCCGCCGTCCTCGTCGAGCGCCAGCGTCTCGCCGTCGAGCATGATGCGCTCGGCGGGCAGCGCCCG
Protein-coding regions in this window:
- a CDS encoding sugar ABC transporter substrate-binding protein translates to MSGSGREALEKSIGRVAAAAALGAVLATVIVACAAGPAQPSRTDRDAVALLLPDANTARYDTFDRPFFQARVAELGDYEVLYANADADAAKQQQQAESALAAGAGVLVLDPVDANAAVSIVTAANAQGVPVISYDRLIAGGDLAYYVSFDNEKVGELQATAFVEALEAAGGADGILMVNGSPTDSNAALFREGAHRVIDESGLRVLAEYDTPGWNPDRAQDWVAGQIAQYHDEIAGVYAANDATAGGAVSALKAANVDPFPIVTGQDAELAALQRIVSGDQYMTVYKAIKPQAELAAEVAVALLNGEEVTAPMETNGVPTTLLDPVAVTVDEILDTVVADGFWSVSDICTPQYADACEAAGIR
- a CDS encoding ATP-binding cassette domain-containing protein, which produces MTQPRAGRSRQRVLTMHGIGKHFGAVRALTDVDFWVNEGEVVALVGDNGAGKSTLVKVLAGVHAPDAGTIEWGGEPVDIHSPADAQEMGIATIFQDLALCDNLDVVANLWLGRELIEGGALDEVEMEQRTWTLLRELSAKIPSVRIPVASLSGGQRQTVAIARSLIGDPRVVILDEPTAALGVAQTAEVLNLIERLRERGHGVVLISHNMADVMAVADRVVVLRLGRNNGVYNVAEVTSEILIAAITGAADNAVTRRATTVRATIDASERPPADTDEGEADAGAQDSGDAEIIRMTSARSRRSTDPRGRK
- a CDS encoding sugar ABC transporter permease, with amino-acid sequence MLSVGGIRAALAGLLARIRGGDLGAAPVILGLAVIWLIFQFLNPVFLSSENLWNLTMQCAAIGTIALGVVLVLLLGEIDLSVGSVSGLAAAMLAVTFVNFSWPLVAALAVAIGAGGLVGLLYGYLYTRFGLPSFVITLAGLLGFLGLQLWVLGDTGTIGIPFDSWIVQFAQQMVLPAWASYVVVALSVGAFAWVLVRRARRRAAANLVSQSYLEIGIRSGALLAFLLLAAWYLNIWRGVGVMFLFFIGLVVAMNVVLTRTRWGRAVYAVGGSVEAARRAGIRVDRIYVSVFMLCSTLAAVGGILAAARLASASQSSGTGDTNLNAIAAAVIGGASLFGGRGTAFSALLGVIVIQSISSGLTLLHLDSSVQFMITGVVLVLAVIVDSISRRARAATGLA
- a CDS encoding substrate-binding domain-containing protein, giving the protein MKKSSLLAVAALTGAAAVMLAGCAGGTGGTPSESGGGDAEAGRACVILPDAASSPRWENFDAKYLQEGLEAAGFETDIQNALGDVAKYATIGDQQLAQGCGVMLLVDYQGAAEGVATKAKAEGIPVIAYDRPFAGADYYVSFDNVEVGRMEGQTVLNGLETAGVDPAEAVVVYMGGDPTDGNAAMFKEGAVEVMEAAGITAAAEPPGVWDQAKSQTNFEQALTSLNGQVDGVWVANDTNAAGVIKVLQDNNLEGVAVSGQDANVAGLQNILLGWQTATVYKPVADEAEAAVATAVALLNGETPDAGAELEDGTPYVQVTPILVGPNEVKDVIAAGDASYDDVCTPDVLAACEEFGVPAE
- a CDS encoding ATP-binding cassette domain-containing protein → MSETITATEPIIELVGVKKSFGPVSVLKGVDLKVYPGKVTALVGDNGAGKSTLIKGLAGVQPYDEGEVLIDGEHRDLHAPRDAAGLGIEVVYQDLALCDNLDIVQNMFLGREETSAGTFDEGRMEKDASDTLRSLSVRTVKSVRQKVSSLSGGQRQTVAIARAVLKKARVVILDEPTAALGVAQTEQVLNLVERLSEQGVAVILISHNLADVFQVADDIAVLYLGQMVAQIPTAETTRDDVVGYITGTKTPAGVDILDTSTLRTEGGAE
- a CDS encoding sugar ABC transporter permease → MSSNTRTEAAPDPLASDLIGSGVEGGLGDQIQAWWQRVRSGDMGALPAVGGLVVLGILFSILSPFFLTERNFANLLNQAATLVVLGMALVFVLLLGEIDLSAGVTGGVGMALFVVMASQGVPWPLALAIGFGFGFLIGALIGFFVARVGIPSFVVTLGLFLGLQGLALVVIGPGGLFRVEVPELIALQNGNLPVWGGWLMLAIMLAVSAATAFWDRARRTRAGVPNRAISLVFIKLAVIAVLGGAVVFILNQDRGQSVIPVQGVPNVVPIVLVILWIGTFVLDRTRFGRYLYAIGGNAEAARRSGVKVRWIKWWAFVICSSLAVFSALLSVSRVGSVDATVGRDIVLSGVAAAVVGGVSLFGGRGRLMHAAIGALVIAVITNGLGLLNLPAGINLLVTGGVLILAATVDALSRIRSGGVRI
- a CDS encoding NAD-dependent deacylase; translation: MRIVVLTGAGISAESGVPTFRDADGLWEGHRIEDVATPEAFERDPATVQAFYDARRRAVASVAPHVAHRALARLEGALGDELLVVTQNVDDLHERAGSRNLVHMHGELRRALCTACGARPRWDADLAPRPPCPVCGERMLRPDVVWFGEMPYELDRIEQAVVACDVFVSIGTSGAVYPAAGYVALAAAFGARTVELNLVPSDPMIPFDDARAGRAGELVPVWVDEVIAARSS
- a CDS encoding ATP-dependent DNA ligase; this encodes MLLTEVVEATETVAATSSRLAKVAAIAAVLGRLDATEIGPAIGLLTASPRQGRLGVGWRSLASLDTAHAAAPALAILDVDEALSRLAATDGQGSVASRRAELVALSERATPAEWDFLTRVMLGELRTGALEGVLLDAVAKAGERDAAAVRRAAMLSGDLGATAVIALTRPADELEAVGLVVRRPVMPMLASTAGSVAEALQALDGEASVEYKLDGARIQVHRDGDDVRVFTRNLADITHRVPEIVDAVRALPAERIMLDGETLALDEDGGPRPFQDTMARFGSESGESVVLRPWFFDILHLDGRDLIDEPLTTRLDVLERVAGPFRMPGIVTADPERAEEFSREALAAGHEGVMVKGIDSAYAAGRRGKSWLKVKPVLTFDLVVLAVEWGSGRRTGQLSNLHLGARDPDGVFGEPGGFVMVGKTFKGLTDALLRWQTDHFPTIETHRSAYAVHVRPETVVEIAIDGVQRSTRYPGGVALRFARVKGYRPDKLPQDADTIGALRELLPG